One genomic region from bacterium encodes:
- a CDS encoding glucosidase: protein MKKGKLLSEESRLREDTLRKKNWKRWGPYLSERQWGTVREDYSPDGNPWDYFPHDHARRRAYRWGEDGLLGVADREGRLCFALALWNGKDPILKERLFGLTGPEGNHGEDVKEAYFYLDSTPTHSYMKALYKYPQAEFPYRLLSEENRRRGKEEPEFELQDTGVFEGNRYFDVFAEYAKASPDDLLIRITVANRGPEPAPLSLLPTLWFRNTWSWGRTGEGYWPRPSIVRESPELLRTDHATLGRYDLVVGPGPDGALPELLFTENETNMDRLFGAANPSPHVKDAFHDYVVQGRKEAVNPEGTGTKAAALYTLEVPAGGEVTVRLRLSAAEKMLAEPLGDEFEGVFRIRMREADDFFASRAPAGYSVEERRVARQAFAGLLWSKQFYHYIVKDWLEGDPAQPKPPEGRSRGRNRHWAHLYNRDVLSMPDKWEYPWFAAWDLAFHMIPFAEIDPEFAKAQILLFLREWYMHPNGQIPAYEFAFSDVNPPVHAWAAWQVYKRTGPPGKRDRVFLARAFQKLMLNFTWWVNRKDVHGDNVFSGGFLGLDNIGVFDRSQTLPTGGHLEQADGTAWVAFFCSTMLSMALELAQDDPVYDDVASKFFEHFIAIADAMNALGGTGLWDEEDGFYYDHLHVDGKFLPMKVRSLVGLIPLIAADSIEDEAIERLPGFRKRMNWFMENRKDLTRQILCGGEAHGGKGHGHCFLAIPTREQLVRILGSLLDEKESLSPHGIRSLSRVYGDDPYVFRLGSGEYRVEYVPGESTTGLFGGNSNWRGPVWFPVNYLLIEALERYHHFYGDSLQVECPTGSGRRMNLGEVATELSRRLASIFLPDGKNGRPCHGGDTRYAEDPHWRDLVLFHEYFHGETGRGVGASHQTGWTALVVNCLGKKGMEGE from the coding sequence ATGAAGAAGGGGAAACTTCTTTCCGAGGAATCGCGCCTACGCGAGGATACCCTGCGGAAGAAGAACTGGAAACGGTGGGGGCCGTATCTTTCCGAGCGGCAATGGGGAACGGTCCGGGAAGATTATTCCCCCGACGGCAACCCCTGGGATTATTTTCCCCACGACCACGCCCGCCGCCGGGCGTACCGCTGGGGCGAAGACGGGCTGCTCGGGGTGGCGGACCGCGAGGGGCGCCTTTGTTTCGCCCTCGCCCTGTGGAACGGCAAGGATCCGATCCTCAAGGAGCGGCTGTTCGGGTTGACCGGCCCCGAGGGAAACCACGGCGAGGACGTGAAGGAAGCCTACTTCTACCTCGACTCCACGCCCACCCACTCCTACATGAAGGCCCTGTACAAGTACCCCCAGGCCGAGTTCCCCTACCGGCTCCTTTCGGAGGAGAACCGCCGCCGCGGGAAGGAGGAACCGGAGTTCGAGCTGCAGGATACGGGAGTCTTCGAGGGGAACCGGTATTTCGACGTGTTCGCCGAGTACGCGAAGGCTTCCCCCGACGATCTCCTGATCCGGATCACGGTGGCCAACCGGGGCCCCGAGCCCGCTCCCCTGTCCCTGCTCCCGACCCTCTGGTTCCGCAACACCTGGTCCTGGGGACGCACCGGGGAAGGGTACTGGCCCAGGCCGTCGATCGTGCGGGAGTCCCCCGAACTCCTTCGGACGGACCACGCCACCCTGGGACGGTACGATCTCGTCGTCGGCCCCGGCCCCGACGGTGCGCTCCCGGAACTCCTCTTCACGGAGAACGAGACGAACATGGATCGCCTGTTCGGAGCCGCCAACCCCTCCCCGCACGTCAAGGACGCGTTCCACGACTACGTCGTCCAGGGAAGGAAAGAGGCGGTCAACCCGGAGGGGACCGGGACGAAGGCCGCCGCCCTGTACACCCTGGAGGTGCCGGCGGGCGGGGAGGTCACGGTCCGCCTGCGGCTTTCCGCCGCGGAGAAAATGCTTGCGGAACCTTTAGGAGACGAATTCGAGGGCGTTTTCCGGATCCGGATGCGGGAAGCCGACGATTTCTTCGCTTCGCGGGCCCCGGCGGGATATTCCGTTGAGGAGCGGCGGGTCGCGCGCCAGGCGTTCGCGGGGCTTCTCTGGTCGAAGCAGTTCTACCACTACATCGTCAAGGACTGGCTCGAAGGGGACCCCGCCCAGCCGAAACCGCCCGAGGGCCGGAGCCGCGGCCGGAACCGCCACTGGGCCCACCTGTACAACCGGGACGTCCTCTCCATGCCGGACAAGTGGGAGTATCCCTGGTTCGCGGCCTGGGACCTGGCCTTCCACATGATCCCCTTCGCGGAGATCGACCCGGAGTTCGCGAAGGCGCAGATCCTTCTCTTCCTGCGCGAATGGTACATGCACCCCAACGGGCAGATCCCGGCGTATGAATTCGCCTTCTCCGACGTGAACCCCCCCGTGCATGCGTGGGCCGCGTGGCAGGTGTACAAGCGGACCGGCCCTCCCGGGAAGCGCGACCGGGTCTTCCTCGCGCGGGCCTTCCAGAAACTGATGCTGAATTTCACCTGGTGGGTCAACCGGAAGGACGTCCACGGCGATAACGTCTTCTCCGGGGGTTTCCTCGGCCTCGACAACATCGGCGTATTCGACCGGTCGCAGACCCTCCCCACGGGGGGCCACCTGGAGCAGGCCGACGGCACCGCCTGGGTGGCCTTCTTCTGCTCCACCATGCTGTCGATGGCGCTCGAACTCGCGCAGGATGACCCGGTCTACGACGACGTGGCTTCCAAGTTCTTCGAGCACTTCATCGCGATCGCCGACGCCATGAACGCCCTCGGCGGAACCGGGCTGTGGGACGAGGAGGACGGCTTCTACTACGACCACCTTCACGTGGACGGGAAGTTTCTCCCCATGAAGGTACGGTCCCTGGTGGGACTCATCCCGCTGATCGCCGCCGACTCGATCGAGGACGAAGCGATCGAACGGCTGCCCGGGTTCCGGAAGCGGATGAACTGGTTCATGGAGAACCGGAAGGACCTGACCCGGCAGATCCTGTGCGGTGGAGAGGCGCATGGCGGGAAAGGACACGGCCACTGTTTCCTCGCCATCCCCACGCGGGAACAGCTCGTGCGCATCCTCGGTTCCCTGCTGGACGAAAAGGAATCCCTCTCCCCCCATGGCATCCGATCCCTCTCCAGGGTTTACGGGGACGACCCGTACGTGTTCCGGCTGGGAAGCGGGGAGTACCGGGTGGAGTACGTCCCGGGGGAATCGACCACGGGGCTCTTCGGCGGGAACTCGAACTGGCGGGGGCCGGTCTGGTTCCCGGTGAACTACCTGCTGATCGAGGCGCTGGAGCGGTACCACCACTTCTACGGAGACTCCCTGCAGGTGGAGTGCCCCACCGGCTCGGGACGGAGGATGAACCTCGGCGAGGTAGCGACGGAACTCTCCCGGCGGCTGGCGAGCATCTTCCTTCCGGACGGGAAAAACGGGCGCCCCTGCCACGGGGGCGACACGCGGTATGCCGAAGACCCGCACTG